AACGCGGGGTCAACCGCAAACACGCTCATCGCGCTGTACGGACTGGTTTCTTCGGGAGCACCCTCGTCAAGCGGAAGCAGCTGAATGAGACCGAGACCCATCTCACGCGCGAAATCGACCATCGGGGCGAGATCGAGGATCTCGCCCCGCCCCAGGTCGTCCGGCGTGCGCAACGAGAACAGCGGCATCAGTACGCCGGCAACCCGTGGCAGCATGATGGAGTATTCGATCGATCGGTCCGGGAACTCAGATCACATAGCCGCCGTTGGGGCTAACCACCTGGCCGACCATGAAGTTGGAGTCGTCGGTTGCCAGGAACAGCGCCGCGCGGGCGATATCGCGCGGCTCGCCGAAACGGCCGATCGGGGTTGCGCTGATCACCTGCTGGCGCATTTCCGCGGTAATCGGCGCGGTCATGGGCGTTTCGATGAATCCGGGAGCAATGCAGTTGACCAGTATTCCGTGGCCCACGACTTCTTTGGCCAGCGCCTTGGTGAACGAAATGATCCCACCCTTGGCGGCCGAGTACGGGACCGCATATCCAAGACCCGTGGTCCCGGCGATCGACCCCAGATTGATGACGCGTCCCGACTTTTTTGGAAGCATCAGCTTCAGCGCCTCGCGCGTGCAGTAAAAGGTCGCATCGAGATGCGTGGCGAGCATCTTGTGCCAGTCTTCATCGGCAACGTCCTGAAGACCGGTAAATTCATTCGATTCGCGCGTCCGCCCGATGCCGGCATTGTTGATGAGAACATCGATTGTGCCGAATGCGGCAACGAAATCGGCGAACATCCTTCTTACCGCGGCGCTCGACGAGACGTCGGCGACGAAGGGGCGCGCTCTACCGCCCGCGCGCTCGATCTCGGACACCACGTTGTGCGCGGATTCGGGACGAATATCGTTAACCGCGATGGTCGCGCCCTCGCCCGCGAAGGTCAGACCCATCTCGCGGCCCAACCCCGAGCCGCCGCCGGTGATCATCACGATCTTTTCCTTGAGCTTCATTCGATTCCTCACGGTTTCTGCTTGGCTTCGCGCAACTGACGTTTCCAATCCAGCCGGCGCGCCTCGGCTCCCGCGGTTTCGGCCTCCGTAATCATTCCCTTCTTCTGGTAGAACATGCTCAAATTGGTAAACGCGAGAATGTCTTCTGGGTCCTGCGCGATATGTTTCTTGGTGACTTCAATGGCCATGTCGAGATCGCCTTTCGCCTGATAACACATCGCCATGCCGTGCACCGCATCGGTAAACTTTGGATCGACCTCAAGCGCCTTGCGGTAGGCCACAATTGCCTCGTCATACTTTTCGTCGGCATAGAGATCGACCGCTTCATCGTAAAGCTGTTCCACGTCAGGCATCGTATGTTCTCCCGGACTAGCGTTTTTCCTGGTTCGTTCAGTCTTATATAATAGAGATTTGCGGATGGATAATTCACCTAACATCACGGAAGCCGAGGTCTACGAAGTTCTCCGCGAGTGTTTCGACCCGGAGATTCCGGTCAACATTGTTGATCTCGGACTGGTATACGGCGTCGCTCTGCAAGGGGGAGTGGTCAACGTCACTATGACCCTGACCGCACCCGGATGCCAAATGGGTGCAATGATCACCCAGGACATCCAGGACAAGCTGCTCGGCATTCCGGGTTGCGAAGACGCCACCATCGAGTTGGTGTGGGACCCACCGTGGAATCCTCAGATGATGAGCGCGGCCGCGCGCAAGCAACTGAAGCTGGACGAATGAACTGACCGCCCCCGTTCTTAAGCAGGCGACGGTCACCGCCGATGGTCACATCGGGCAGGGTGGCGTCGGCATTCCCAGGCGCCCCTGCTTGATTCGAACCGAAATCGAAGCTCCGCACAGCGGCGTGGCCGCCGGTCGCTCGGTTGTTTGCCCTAATCCGGATCGAGCAGCACGCCCGGGTTTAGAATTCCCTTCGGATCCAGTGCGCGCTTGGCCGCCTTCAGCGCGCGCGCAAATCCCTCGGGACGCTGCTGGTCGTACCACGGCCGATGGTCCCGACCGACCGCGTGATGATGGGTGATCGTTCCGCCGAGCTTGATCAGTTGTTCAGACACCGCCGCCTTTATTTCGTCCCATTGCTCCATCTCCGAACCGCGCCGGCCGGGCGCCAAAATCGTGTAATAGGGGGCGGGACCGTCCGGGTACACGTGAGTGAATCGGCAGGTCACGGTTCCCATGCCACATACCCGTTTCACCGCGTCAGTCGCGCATTGGGTCATCTGACGATGGAACTCCGGAAACCGCTCCCAGGTAATCGCGGTTTCAAACGTGTCGCTAACCATCCCCATCGCGACCACGGTGTCACGCAGATAGGGCGCGTTGAGGAATGCATTGCGCCACGCGCCAGCCGCGCCTTCATGGGTCGCATTTTCGTCGCTGCGAGTCTTACCTGTATCGGCAGGAAGGCGCCCACCATGATCGGCGCAACATTCCAGCGCCCGCTTGATCCACGGGTCGAGCGGATGGTCGGCCGACTCGAAGGCCAGCACCAGCACGGCCTCGTTCTGCTCGGTGGCTCCCGCGTTGAATGCCTCGCCCGGATCGAGCAGTCGGCAATTGGCCGGATAGATCCCGGACTGCGCGATCTGGCGCACCGCATCCGCGGCGGAAAGGAAATCATCGAAAGGCACCGATGCCCCGGCACGGAAGGTCGGCCGGTTCTGCACACGCATCCACGCCTCAGTAATGACCCCCAGAATTCCTTCCGAACCGATGAACATCCGGTCCGGGCTGGGACCAGCGCCGGAACCCGGCAGTCGCCGCGATTCAACTACCCCGGTCGGCGTGACCACGCGGACCGACTCCACGAAGTCATCAATGTGTGTGTACAGAGTCGCGAAGTGGCCACCCGAGCGGGTCGCGATCCATCCACCTAGCGAGGAAAATTCAAACGACTGCGGAAAATGGCGGATGGTGTAGCCGTGCGGGCGAAGCTGATCGTCCAGCGCCGGGCCAAGCACGCCAGCCTGAATACGGGCCGCACGCGAAACCTTATCGACTTCGAGCACGCGGTCCAGATGCTTGAGATCGATGGAAACCGCGCCGCGATAGCGATCACCCGCGGGCGGCTCGACTCCCCCAACCACGCTGGAGCCGCCGCCAAACGGCGCAGCGGCGAGGTTTGCAGTGTCACACCATTCCAGCACCCGGACCAGCTGGGCCTCATCGCGAGGATAGGCGACCACGTCGAAAGGATTAGGAAAGTACCTGCGGAACGCGCGCACCACGTCGCGAAAGCTGCTTCCATAACTGTGCAGGGCACGATCATAGGTGGCGCTCGTGCAGATTGATGCGAGAGCGTCGGGCGGTGCTATCCGGGGCGGTCGCAGGTTGAGCTCGCTCTCCTTGGGCGGCGGCGTAATCTCCAGCGGACCCAGGGCGAAGCGCTTTTCCATCCGCTCCGCCATATGCCGCTGTTGCTCGAGGTTGGGCCCCTGGTCCTCGTAGCCCCATCCCCAGAATTTACGTCTGCGCTCGGCCATGTTCTCCGCTCTCCTGTTTCTGACGGTGGGATTCTCCCCGGTCGCTCGGGCGAGCGCAAATCCGCCCGGACGCGGAATCCTCGGGTTGTGTGATCTCGCCGGAGGTCGTATTTCTCGACTGACTACCCGCAGCGAGGTTTCAGCCCCCATGAGCGAGGAAACTGTCTCATCCGCCGATCCGCATCCCCGCCACAGATTCGAACTGCTGGGCACGTGGATGTCCTATGCAGACGTCGGCGCAGGGGATCCGATAGTGTTTCTGCACGGCAATCCAACTTCGTCCTATCTGTGGCGCAATGTCATTCCCCACCTGAAACCCCTTGCACGCTGTATCGCTCCGGATTTGATCGGGATGGGCGCTTCAGGTGCGTCGGCCACCGGGAGCTATCGATTCGCGGACCATTCGCGCCACCTCGATGCGTTCCTGGAGGGCGTCGTCCCGAGTGGCCCGCTCACGCTGGTGGTACATGACTGGGGCTCGGCCTTGGGTTTCGCTTGGGCGCGACGCCATCCCGAACGGATCAAGGGAATTGCTTACATGGAAGCGATCGTGCGTCCGCTCATCTGGGCGGAGTGGTCGGAACGCGCTGTCGGGATTTTCAAGGCCCTGCGCAGCCCGGCCGGTGACGATATGATCTTGCTCAACAACGTATTCGTCGAACGCATTCTGCCCGGCAGCGTGATCCGCAAGCTCACCCCCGAAGAGATGGATAACTATCGACGGCCGTTCCGCGATGCCGGCGAATCACGCCGGCCGACGCTGCAATGGCCCCGCGAAATTCCCATCGACGGTGAACCAGCCGACGTCGTCGCAATCGTGAAGAGCTACTCGGATTGGCTCACGCAAAGCCCGGTGCCCAAGCTGTTCATCAACGCGAATCCCGGTGCGATCCTGGTCGGAGCGCAGCGTGAGTTCTGCCGCAAATGGCCGAATCAAAGCGAAGTGACGGTCAACGGAGTGCATTTCA
Above is a window of Candidatus Binataceae bacterium DNA encoding:
- a CDS encoding SDR family NAD(P)-dependent oxidoreductase, with product MKLKEKIVMITGGGSGLGREMGLTFAGEGATIAVNDIRPESAHNVVSEIERAGGRARPFVADVSSSAAVRRMFADFVAAFGTIDVLINNAGIGRTRESNEFTGLQDVADEDWHKMLATHLDATFYCTREALKLMLPKKSGRVINLGSIAGTTGLGYAVPYSAAKGGIISFTKALAKEVVGHGILVNCIAPGFIETPMTAPITAEMRQQVISATPIGRFGEPRDIARAALFLATDDSNFMVGQVVSPNGGYVI
- a CDS encoding tetratricopeptide repeat protein, which produces MPDVEQLYDEAVDLYADEKYDEAIVAYRKALEVDPKFTDAVHGMAMCYQAKGDLDMAIEVTKKHIAQDPEDILAFTNLSMFYQKKGMITEAETAGAEARRLDWKRQLREAKQKP
- a CDS encoding iron-sulfur cluster assembly protein; this encodes MDNSPNITEAEVYEVLRECFDPEIPVNIVDLGLVYGVALQGGVVNVTMTLTAPGCQMGAMITQDIQDKLLGIPGCEDATIELVWDPPWNPQMMSAAARKQLKLDE
- a CDS encoding FAD-binding oxidoreductase, which gives rise to MAERRRKFWGWGYEDQGPNLEQQRHMAERMEKRFALGPLEITPPPKESELNLRPPRIAPPDALASICTSATYDRALHSYGSSFRDVVRAFRRYFPNPFDVVAYPRDEAQLVRVLEWCDTANLAAAPFGGGSSVVGGVEPPAGDRYRGAVSIDLKHLDRVLEVDKVSRAARIQAGVLGPALDDQLRPHGYTIRHFPQSFEFSSLGGWIATRSGGHFATLYTHIDDFVESVRVVTPTGVVESRRLPGSGAGPSPDRMFIGSEGILGVITEAWMRVQNRPTFRAGASVPFDDFLSAADAVRQIAQSGIYPANCRLLDPGEAFNAGATEQNEAVLVLAFESADHPLDPWIKRALECCADHGGRLPADTGKTRSDENATHEGAAGAWRNAFLNAPYLRDTVVAMGMVSDTFETAITWERFPEFHRQMTQCATDAVKRVCGMGTVTCRFTHVYPDGPAPYYTILAPGRRGSEMEQWDEIKAAVSEQLIKLGGTITHHHAVGRDHRPWYDQQRPEGFARALKAAKRALDPKGILNPGVLLDPD
- a CDS encoding haloalkane dehalogenase; protein product: MSEETVSSADPHPRHRFELLGTWMSYADVGAGDPIVFLHGNPTSSYLWRNVIPHLKPLARCIAPDLIGMGASGASATGSYRFADHSRHLDAFLEGVVPSGPLTLVVHDWGSALGFAWARRHPERIKGIAYMEAIVRPLIWAEWSERAVGIFKALRSPAGDDMILLNNVFVERILPGSVIRKLTPEEMDNYRRPFRDAGESRRPTLQWPREIPIDGEPADVVAIVKSYSDWLTQSPVPKLFINANPGAILVGAQREFCRKWPNQSEVTVNGVHFIQEDSPHEIGRATADWYREL